The following coding sequences are from one Halomicrobium zhouii window:
- a CDS encoding ribonuclease J — MEVEIATIGGYEEVGRQMTAVRAGDDVVVFDMGLNLSKVLIHDNVETERMHSLDLIDMGAIPDDRVMSELEGDVKAIVPTHGHLDHIGAISKLAHRYDAPIVATPFTIELVKQQIKGEEKFGVQNDLQKMSAGETMQIGERTELEFVNVTHSIIDAINPVLHTPEGAVVYGLDKRMDHTPVIGDPIDMKRFREIGREGEGVLCYIEDCTNAGRKGRTPSESVARRHLKDVMTSVEDYDGGIVATTFSSHIARVKSLVEFADDIGRQPVLLGRSMEKYSGTAERLDFVEFPEDLGMYGHRKSVDRTFKRIMNDGKENFLPIVTGHQGEPRAMLTRMGRGETPYELENGDKVIFSARVIPEPTNEGQRYQSEKLLGMQGARIYDDIHVSGHLREEGHYEMIDALQPQNIIPAHQDMKGFAPYVDLCSSQGYELGRDLHVTQNGNMIKLTE; from the coding sequence ATGGAAGTCGAAATCGCGACAATCGGCGGTTACGAAGAGGTCGGCCGACAGATGACGGCAGTCCGTGCCGGAGACGACGTGGTCGTCTTCGACATGGGCCTGAACCTCTCGAAGGTACTGATTCACGACAACGTCGAGACCGAGCGGATGCACTCGCTCGACCTCATCGACATGGGCGCCATCCCGGACGACCGCGTCATGTCCGAACTGGAGGGCGACGTCAAGGCCATCGTGCCGACCCACGGTCACCTCGACCACATCGGCGCCATCTCCAAGCTGGCACACCGCTACGACGCGCCCATCGTCGCCACGCCGTTCACCATCGAACTCGTCAAACAGCAGATCAAGGGCGAGGAGAAGTTCGGCGTCCAGAACGACCTCCAGAAGATGTCCGCCGGCGAGACGATGCAGATCGGCGAGCGGACGGAACTGGAGTTCGTCAACGTCACGCACTCGATCATCGACGCGATCAACCCCGTACTCCACACGCCCGAGGGCGCGGTCGTCTACGGCCTGGACAAGCGCATGGACCACACGCCGGTCATCGGCGACCCTATCGACATGAAGCGCTTCCGCGAGATCGGTCGCGAGGGCGAAGGCGTCCTCTGTTACATCGAGGACTGTACCAACGCCGGCCGGAAGGGCCGCACCCCCTCCGAGTCCGTCGCCCGTCGCCACCTCAAGGACGTCATGACGAGCGTCGAGGACTACGACGGCGGTATCGTCGCTACCACGTTCTCCTCCCACATCGCCCGCGTGAAGTCCCTCGTCGAGTTCGCCGACGACATCGGCCGCCAGCCGGTGCTGCTCGGCCGCTCGATGGAGAAGTACTCCGGCACCGCCGAGCGACTCGACTTCGTCGAGTTCCCGGAGGACCTGGGCATGTACGGCCACCGCAAGTCCGTCGACCGGACGTTCAAGCGGATCATGAACGACGGGAAGGAGAACTTCCTGCCCATCGTCACCGGCCACCAGGGCGAACCGCGCGCCATGCTCACCCGGATGGGCCGTGGCGAGACGCCGTACGAACTCGAGAACGGCGACAAGGTCATCTTCTCCGCCCGGGTCATCCCGGAGCCCACGAACGAGGGCCAGCGCTACCAGTCCGAGAAACTGCTCGGCATGCAGGGCGCGCGTATCTACGACGACATCCACGTCTCCGGGCACCTCCGCGAGGAGGGCCACTACGAGATGATCGACGCGCTCCAGCCACAGAACATCATCCCGGCCCACCAGGACATGAAAGGGTTCGCGCCGTACGTGGACCTCTGTTCCAGCCAGGGCTACGAACTCGGCCGTGACCTCCACGTGACCCAGAACGGGAACATGATCAAGCTCACCGAGTAG
- the idsA3 gene encoding geranylfarnesyl diphosphate synthase: protein MTELQQQVEDAIVARRERVNDAIPEELPVTRPEKLYEAARYLLDAGGKRLRPTMFLLVAEALADVEPLSEDYRSFPTLDGDDVDVMAAAVAVETIQSFTLIHDDIMDDDDLRRGVPSVHREYDLSTAILAGDTLYSKAFENILETGAEAERSVAAVSELASSCTKICEGQSFDIAFEQADEVTTEEYLEMVELKTAVLYGASAAIPAMLLGADDETVEAVHGYGLDVGRAFQIQDDLLDLTTPSEKLGKQRGSDLVENKQTIITLHARQQGVDVDSLVDADSVETVSEEAVEAAVGELEDAGSIEFARETAHDLIDSGKGRLKVLPDNESRRLLEGIADYLVEREY, encoded by the coding sequence ATGACAGAACTTCAACAGCAGGTCGAAGACGCCATCGTCGCCCGTCGCGAGCGGGTCAACGACGCGATACCGGAGGAGCTCCCGGTCACGCGACCGGAGAAGCTCTACGAAGCGGCGCGCTACCTGCTGGACGCGGGTGGGAAGCGGCTCCGACCGACGATGTTCCTGCTCGTCGCCGAGGCGCTGGCCGATGTCGAACCACTCTCCGAGGACTACCGCTCGTTCCCGACGCTGGACGGGGACGACGTGGACGTGATGGCCGCGGCCGTCGCCGTCGAGACCATCCAGTCGTTCACGCTGATCCACGACGACATCATGGACGACGACGACCTGCGCCGGGGCGTTCCGTCTGTCCACCGCGAGTACGACCTCTCGACGGCCATCCTCGCCGGCGACACGCTGTACTCGAAGGCCTTCGAGAACATCCTGGAGACCGGGGCGGAGGCCGAACGCTCCGTAGCTGCGGTCTCGGAACTCGCCTCTTCGTGTACCAAGATCTGCGAGGGCCAGTCCTTCGACATCGCGTTCGAACAGGCCGACGAGGTGACGACCGAGGAGTACCTGGAGATGGTCGAACTGAAGACCGCCGTGTTGTACGGCGCTTCGGCGGCCATCCCTGCAATGTTGCTCGGCGCCGACGACGAGACGGTCGAGGCGGTCCACGGCTACGGCCTCGACGTCGGCCGCGCGTTCCAGATCCAGGACGACCTGCTCGACCTGACGACGCCCTCTGAGAAACTCGGCAAGCAGCGCGGCTCCGACCTCGTCGAGAACAAGCAGACGATCATCACACTCCACGCGCGCCAGCAGGGCGTCGACGTGGACTCGCTGGTCGACGCCGACTCCGTCGAGACGGTCTCGGAGGAGGCAGTCGAGGCCGCCGTCGGAGAGCTCGAGGACGCAGGCAGCATCGAATTCGCCCGCGAGACGGCTCACGACCTCATCGACAGCGGGAAGGGGCGGCTGAAAGTGCTCCCCGACAACGAATCGCGACGGCTGCTCGAAGGTATCGCGGACTACCTGGTCGAGCGCGAGTACTGA
- a CDS encoding glutamate--tRNA ligase, giving the protein MDDDLKDRVREAAEADALLNAVKHDSEAQVGAIMGPLMGQNPEFREHGDQIPGIVAPVIERVNGMSAEERRDRLAELAPERLEELESEDEGEDHPLPDLPDVEAYDEIKMRVAPNPNGPWHVGHARMPAVIGTYAECYDGSFVCRFDDTDPETKRPDLDAYDQILDAIDYLGFEPSEVIKASDRVETYYEHARELIELGGAYTCSCSGETFSDLKNSAEPCPHRDKDQETIREEFEAMVDGEYSSGEMVLRVKTDIEHKNPALRDWVAFRMIDTPHPREEASDYRCWPMLDFQSGVDDHLTGVTHIIRGIDLQDSAKRQGFVYDYFDWEYPEVMHWGHVQIDAYDVPMSTSSIIELIEAGDLTGWDDPRAPTIASLRRRGIRGEAIVDAMVELGTSTSNVDLAMSSIYANNRELVDDGAPRAFFVRDDPDSGGLVERQVVGGPDVAEPPVHPDHENRGTREIPVSGAVVLEGDDLPAHDERVWLKGFGCVRHTRDALEFTGDDIDVVRDGDVDVVHWAPADGPRLRLRTMEGDVDGVAEPGIVDADVDDVVQFVRIGFARLDDLESDPAVAYYAHP; this is encoded by the coding sequence ATGGACGACGATCTCAAAGACCGCGTGCGCGAAGCCGCCGAGGCCGACGCGCTCCTCAACGCGGTCAAACACGACAGCGAGGCGCAGGTCGGGGCGATCATGGGGCCGCTGATGGGCCAGAACCCCGAGTTCCGCGAGCACGGCGACCAGATTCCGGGGATCGTCGCGCCCGTCATCGAACGCGTCAACGGGATGTCCGCCGAGGAACGCCGCGACCGCCTCGCCGAACTCGCACCCGAACGTCTCGAAGAACTCGAGAGCGAGGACGAGGGCGAGGACCACCCGCTCCCCGACCTCCCGGACGTCGAGGCGTACGACGAGATCAAGATGCGCGTCGCCCCGAACCCGAACGGTCCGTGGCACGTCGGCCACGCCCGGATGCCGGCGGTCATCGGCACCTACGCCGAGTGCTACGACGGTTCGTTCGTCTGTCGATTCGACGACACCGACCCGGAGACCAAGCGGCCGGACCTCGACGCCTACGACCAGATCCTCGACGCCATCGACTACCTCGGCTTCGAACCGAGCGAGGTCATCAAGGCGAGCGACCGCGTCGAGACGTATTACGAGCACGCGCGGGAACTTATCGAACTCGGCGGCGCGTACACGTGTTCCTGTTCGGGCGAGACCTTCTCCGATCTGAAGAACTCGGCCGAGCCCTGTCCCCACCGGGACAAGGACCAGGAGACGATCCGCGAGGAGTTCGAGGCCATGGTCGATGGCGAGTACAGCTCCGGCGAGATGGTGCTCAGGGTGAAGACCGACATCGAGCACAAGAACCCGGCGCTACGGGACTGGGTCGCCTTCCGGATGATCGACACGCCCCACCCGCGCGAGGAAGCCAGCGACTACCGCTGCTGGCCGATGCTCGACTTCCAGAGCGGCGTCGACGACCACCTCACTGGCGTCACCCACATCATCCGTGGCATCGACTTGCAGGACTCGGCCAAGCGCCAGGGGTTCGTCTACGACTACTTCGACTGGGAGTACCCCGAGGTCATGCACTGGGGCCACGTCCAGATCGACGCCTACGACGTGCCGATGTCGACCTCTTCCATCATCGAACTGATAGAGGCCGGCGACCTGACGGGCTGGGACGACCCGCGCGCGCCCACCATCGCCAGCCTCCGTCGGCGTGGCATCCGCGGCGAGGCCATCGTCGACGCGATGGTCGAACTCGGCACCTCCACGTCGAACGTCGACCTGGCGATGTCATCCATCTACGCGAACAACCGGGAGCTCGTCGACGACGGCGCTCCGCGGGCGTTCTTCGTCCGTGACGACCCCGACTCCGGTGGCCTCGTCGAACGGCAGGTCGTCGGCGGTCCCGACGTCGCCGAACCGCCGGTCCACCCGGACCACGAGAACCGTGGCACTCGCGAAATTCCGGTTTCGGGTGCTGTCGTGCTGGAGGGCGACGACCTGCCGGCTCACGACGAGCGCGTCTGGCTGAAAGGGTTCGGTTGCGTCCGCCACACCCGCGACGCCCTGGAGTTCACCGGCGACGACATCGACGTCGTCCGCGACGGTGACGTCGACGTCGTCCACTGGGCACCGGCCGACGGCCCCCGACTTCGGCTCAGGACGATGGAGGGGGACGTCGACGGCGTGGCCGAACCCGGAATCGTCGACGCGGACGTCGACGACGTGGTCCAGTTCGTCCGGATCGGTTTCGCACGGCTCGACGACCTCGAGAGCGACCCCGCCGTCGCCTACTACGCACATCCCTGA
- a CDS encoding 4Fe-4S dicluster domain-containing protein produces the protein MAIDPEFEDNYEEVERHEGHRVWTPDGEDPTEEKQGIHGTHVAVDFDICIADGACLEDCPVDVFEWVDTPGHPESEIKADPTHEDQCIDCMLCVDVCPVDAIDVDPSRAGRI, from the coding sequence ATGGCCATAGATCCGGAGTTCGAGGACAACTACGAGGAAGTCGAGCGCCACGAGGGGCATCGGGTGTGGACGCCCGACGGTGAGGACCCGACCGAGGAGAAACAGGGCATCCACGGCACCCACGTCGCCGTCGACTTCGACATCTGCATTGCCGACGGCGCGTGCCTGGAGGACTGTCCGGTCGACGTCTTCGAGTGGGTCGACACGCCCGGCCACCCCGAGTCGGAGATCAAGGCCGACCCGACCCACGAGGACCAGTGCATCGACTGCATGCTCTGTGTCGACGTCTGTCCCGTCGACGCCATCGACGTCGACCCGAGCCGCGCTGGCCGGATCTGA
- a CDS encoding electron transfer flavoprotein subunit beta/FixA family protein, which produces MRTVVLTKGVPDFREGQVSFDEDGHLERGKTPTVMNPNDKQALRAALQTRVRHGGTVSLMSMGPPGYKEVLEEGMRDVYADDLYLFSDREMGAADTWATAMTIATGIEHLGEEPDLIVAGFKTADGETGHTGPQTNWCFDINENLADRPLITHVIAMDVDEEAGTVRAKRLVEGDVSEIETVEADLPAFVVTDGEFEPSYRTASQRLTYKDLREETQARADDLDLEEDVTVWNHEDLNLDPDFIGLDGSPTIVSGVDPIPKAPSEREAQVVEPGDEEGMNDVLEAVTPYAGGD; this is translated from the coding sequence ATGCGCACGGTAGTACTGACGAAAGGCGTTCCCGACTTCCGCGAGGGGCAGGTCTCCTTCGACGAGGACGGCCACCTCGAGCGCGGGAAGACGCCGACGGTGATGAATCCGAACGACAAACAGGCGCTCCGCGCAGCGCTCCAGACCAGGGTCCGCCACGGTGGGACCGTCTCGCTGATGAGCATGGGGCCACCGGGGTACAAGGAGGTTCTCGAGGAGGGGATGCGCGACGTCTACGCGGACGACCTCTACCTGTTCTCGGACCGCGAGATGGGGGCGGCCGACACCTGGGCGACGGCGATGACCATCGCCACCGGCATCGAACACCTCGGCGAGGAGCCGGACCTGATAGTCGCCGGGTTCAAGACCGCTGACGGGGAGACCGGACACACCGGTCCACAGACCAACTGGTGTTTCGACATCAACGAGAACCTCGCCGACCGACCGCTGATCACCCACGTCATCGCCATGGACGTCGACGAGGAGGCCGGCACCGTGCGGGCGAAACGACTCGTCGAAGGTGACGTCTCGGAGATCGAGACCGTCGAGGCCGACCTCCCGGCGTTCGTCGTGACCGACGGCGAGTTCGAGCCGAGCTACCGGACGGCCAGCCAGCGCCTGACGTACAAGGACTTGCGCGAGGAGACCCAGGCGCGGGCGGACGATCTAGACCTCGAGGAGGACGTCACGGTCTGGAACCACGAGGACCTCAACCTGGACCCGGACTTCATCGGTCTCGACGGCTCTCCGACCATCGTCTCCGGCGTCGATCCCATCCCGAAGGCCCCGTCCGAACGGGAGGCCCAGGTGGTCGAACCCGGCGACGAGGAGGGGATGAACGACGTACTCGAGGCGGTCACGCCGTACGCAGGGGGTGACTGA
- a CDS encoding electron transfer flavoprotein subunit alpha/FixB family protein gives MVDIDPTEHEIADLGPEVNQIDDVDELEAMLALEQDGEDRQPVKTLIESRIETLEADDEAVDPETVDLTDLTIADVANLVRDVDDVDVLEDMLEREAGGNDRKGAKQQIENRIDALEGSGDEEPTEVEYVPPEEKYPDLDHPTADKQYVEGVSGETYRDMWVYCETQQGELIDVSKEMLGKARELMDEYNSDSDAEGAYGGDEDGEPEDVVAVVIGSDVEGLAEEAVAYGADRVVYHDDERLERFRHKPYTEIYAHMCRDFETDWRDYHEPRYNVFPATNNGRDLSALVQGELDSGLASDCSDLYIENAMISNPAKTGTPGESREFERVLHMPRPDFSGFEYSTILCIDKPHRDFHPQGASVIPGAFDLPEPDPDREGELVEHDIDLPEEWFQVEILEADQLDEGVDLTGNDVVVALGRGIGDDPTAGIELGVDLVDQFENADLGFSRGVLTASYQFAGHVEQYVTMDRQIGESGQVVEPDVYIAAGISGAIQHKVGMDESDTIIAINNDPDADIRDFSDYFVQGDLFEVLPRLTEAVEAGELSAVAQEASDD, from the coding sequence GTGGTCGACATCGACCCGACCGAACACGAGATCGCGGACCTCGGACCGGAGGTCAACCAGATCGACGACGTCGACGAACTCGAGGCGATGCTCGCCCTGGAGCAAGACGGCGAGGACCGCCAGCCTGTCAAGACGCTCATCGAGAGCCGGATCGAGACGCTCGAGGCGGACGACGAGGCGGTGGACCCGGAGACCGTCGACCTCACCGACCTGACCATCGCCGACGTCGCGAACCTCGTCCGCGACGTCGACGACGTCGACGTGCTCGAGGACATGCTCGAGCGCGAGGCGGGCGGCAACGACCGGAAAGGCGCGAAACAGCAGATCGAGAACCGCATCGACGCACTCGAGGGGAGCGGCGACGAGGAGCCGACCGAAGTCGAGTACGTCCCGCCGGAGGAGAAGTACCCCGACCTCGACCATCCGACCGCTGACAAGCAGTACGTCGAGGGCGTTTCGGGAGAGACCTACCGGGACATGTGGGTCTACTGCGAGACCCAGCAGGGCGAACTGATCGACGTCTCGAAGGAGATGCTCGGGAAGGCCCGCGAGTTGATGGACGAGTACAACAGCGACTCGGACGCCGAGGGGGCCTACGGCGGCGACGAGGACGGCGAGCCCGAGGACGTCGTCGCCGTCGTCATCGGTAGCGACGTCGAGGGCCTGGCCGAGGAGGCCGTCGCCTACGGCGCCGACCGCGTCGTCTACCACGACGACGAGCGCCTCGAACGCTTCCGGCACAAGCCCTACACCGAGATATACGCGCACATGTGCCGGGACTTCGAGACCGATTGGCGCGACTACCACGAACCCCGGTACAACGTCTTCCCGGCGACGAACAACGGCCGCGACCTCTCGGCACTCGTCCAGGGGGAACTCGACTCGGGGCTCGCCTCCGACTGCTCGGACCTGTACATCGAGAACGCGATGATTTCGAACCCGGCCAAGACCGGGACGCCGGGCGAGTCCAGAGAGTTCGAGCGCGTCCTCCACATGCCACGGCCCGACTTCTCCGGGTTCGAGTACTCGACGATCCTCTGTATCGACAAGCCACACCGGGACTTCCACCCGCAGGGCGCCAGCGTCATCCCCGGTGCGTTCGACCTGCCCGAGCCGGACCCCGACCGCGAGGGCGAGCTCGTCGAACACGACATCGACCTGCCCGAGGAGTGGTTCCAGGTCGAGATTCTCGAGGCCGACCAGCTAGACGAGGGCGTCGACCTGACTGGTAACGACGTCGTCGTCGCACTCGGCCGCGGTATCGGGGACGACCCGACGGCGGGTATCGAACTCGGGGTCGACCTCGTCGACCAGTTCGAGAACGCCGACCTGGGCTTTTCACGCGGCGTCCTCACGGCCTCGTACCAGTTCGCCGGCCACGTCGAACAGTACGTGACCATGGATCGCCAGATCGGCGAGTCCGGCCAGGTCGTCGAACCGGACGTCTACATCGCCGCCGGCATCTCGGGTGCGATACAGCACAAGGTCGGGATGGACGAGTCGGACACGATCATCGCCATCAACAACGACCCGGACGCCGACATCAGGGACTTCTCGGACTACTTCGTCCAGGGTGACCTGTTCGAAGTGTTGCCCCGCCTCACCGAGGCCGTCGAGGCGGGAGAACTGAGCGCGGTAGCGCAGGAGGCGAGTGATGACTGA
- a CDS encoding FAD-dependent monooxygenase: protein MTETDDYEHYEAVVVGCGPGGAAAAAALANNDVETLVLERGVDAGSKNVSGGLVYAEESSPYTIDDLFPDFREEATERPTTENYIHNVAGDQVASFDISSLHHRDTEWADAVLRRKMDSWLAEQVHEMTRETGGGLLTEVRVNGLLRENGEIVGVTTSELDPIKADLVVAADGVNSELARDAGLMDWEDPDEWFQGVKAVVEMDPAEINERFGIEDDEGHAHLFSGDLFEGVRGGGFLYTNEDSLSIGTVFHLDSIAEEEAEPHELLDNLLTHPLLAQWLGDDYEELEYSAKLVPDSKKAAHPSPHQDRLVLVGDAAGQMQAQGPIIKGMNHAVTAGALAAEAFVDAKARNDPHAAGQLYEQKLRDEGVMEKLRPRSYRTLGRLAEAGPISKVTDAVADSAIGRAGVNLLGPGILERLFSSPRMMAVMPDTRTPYVTIPTIIAEELGERVDAHSAVEPPELDDRIGDLTYDVGDPHILLQDNSFEASGTAVTACPVSAKDFGGGCYRDEHVKTNGSEEHLVSLDTQPCVECGTCAVVADTHWEHPDGGKGVEYKQG, encoded by the coding sequence ATGACTGAGACAGACGACTACGAACACTACGAGGCCGTCGTCGTCGGGTGCGGACCCGGCGGCGCGGCGGCGGCAGCGGCACTGGCCAACAACGACGTCGAGACCCTGGTCCTGGAGCGGGGCGTCGACGCCGGGTCGAAGAACGTATCGGGTGGACTCGTCTACGCCGAGGAGTCCTCGCCGTACACCATCGACGACCTGTTCCCCGACTTCCGCGAGGAGGCGACGGAGCGACCCACCACGGAGAACTACATCCACAACGTCGCTGGCGACCAGGTGGCGAGCTTCGACATCTCCTCGCTGCACCACCGCGACACGGAGTGGGCCGACGCCGTCCTTCGCCGGAAAATGGACTCCTGGCTGGCGGAGCAGGTCCACGAGATGACCCGGGAGACCGGCGGTGGTCTGCTGACCGAGGTCCGCGTGAACGGACTCCTGCGAGAGAATGGGGAGATCGTCGGCGTCACGACGTCGGAACTCGACCCGATCAAGGCGGACCTCGTCGTGGCCGCCGACGGCGTCAACTCCGAACTCGCCCGGGACGCGGGACTGATGGACTGGGAGGACCCCGACGAGTGGTTCCAGGGGGTCAAGGCCGTCGTCGAGATGGATCCGGCCGAGATCAACGAGCGCTTCGGTATCGAGGACGACGAGGGCCACGCCCACCTCTTCTCCGGCGACCTGTTCGAGGGCGTCCGCGGCGGCGGCTTCCTCTACACGAACGAGGACTCGCTGTCCATCGGGACCGTCTTCCACCTCGACTCCATCGCGGAGGAGGAAGCCGAACCACACGAACTGCTCGACAACCTGCTCACGCACCCGCTGCTGGCCCAGTGGCTCGGCGACGACTACGAGGAACTGGAGTACTCCGCGAAACTCGTCCCGGACTCGAAGAAGGCGGCCCACCCCTCGCCACACCAGGACCGGCTCGTCCTGGTCGGCGACGCCGCCGGCCAGATGCAGGCCCAGGGGCCGATCATCAAAGGGATGAACCACGCCGTCACGGCGGGCGCGCTGGCTGCGGAGGCGTTCGTCGACGCGAAAGCCAGGAACGACCCCCACGCCGCCGGGCAACTGTACGAACAGAAGCTCCGCGACGAGGGCGTGATGGAGAAGCTCCGACCGCGGAGCTACCGCACGCTCGGCAGACTCGCTGAGGCCGGTCCCATCTCGAAGGTGACCGACGCCGTGGCGGACTCCGCCATCGGCCGCGCCGGCGTCAACCTCCTCGGACCGGGTATCCTCGAACGCCTGTTCTCCTCGCCGCGGATGATGGCGGTGATGCCGGACACCCGGACGCCGTACGTCACCATCCCGACGATCATCGCGGAGGAGCTCGGCGAGCGCGTCGACGCCCACAGCGCGGTCGAGCCGCCGGAGCTCGACGACCGCATCGGCGACCTGACCTACGACGTCGGTGACCCGCACATCCTGTTGCAGGACAACAGCTTCGAGGCGTCGGGAACGGCCGTCACCGCCTGTCCGGTCAGCGCGAAGGACTTCGGCGGCGGCTGCTACCGCGACGAGCACGTCAAGACCAACGGGAGCGAGGAACACCTCGTTAGTCTCGACACCCAGCCCTGCGTCGAGTGTGGCACCTGTGCCGTCGTCGCCGACACGCACTGGGAACACCCCGACGGCGGCAAGGGCGTCGAGTACAAACAGGGCTGA
- a CDS encoding GNAT family N-acetyltransferase, translating into MELAEPPQFDHRDRKDVYEYVESHGSVDPEEMRTSLHMEPRPFGHHVAILKRDGVLAEVDGELRIAYEETAEEEFDEDGVEFVIRQARQEDLTGLVGAIREAIGGKTYVDAETVADVVDNEGVLLRHNELESRIFFVASVEDEVVGWVHLKHPEIDKLSHTAELTLGVLERYRGHSIGSHLLERGLEWAGSQGYEKIYNSVPSTNEEGIEFLESHGWETEAVRPDHYKLEGEYIDEVMLAKQL; encoded by the coding sequence ATGGAGCTCGCCGAGCCACCGCAGTTCGACCACAGGGACCGCAAGGACGTCTACGAGTACGTGGAGAGCCACGGCTCCGTCGACCCCGAGGAGATGCGGACGTCGTTGCACATGGAGCCGCGACCGTTCGGCCACCACGTGGCGATCCTCAAACGCGACGGCGTGCTCGCGGAGGTCGACGGGGAGTTACGGATCGCCTACGAGGAGACGGCCGAGGAGGAGTTCGACGAGGACGGCGTCGAGTTCGTCATCCGGCAGGCCCGCCAGGAAGACCTCACTGGGCTAGTGGGCGCCATCCGGGAGGCCATCGGCGGGAAAACCTACGTCGACGCCGAGACGGTCGCCGACGTCGTCGACAACGAGGGGGTGCTCCTCCGGCACAACGAACTGGAGTCGCGCATCTTCTTCGTCGCCTCCGTCGAGGACGAGGTCGTCGGCTGGGTCCACCTCAAACACCCGGAGATCGACAAACTCTCCCACACCGCGGAACTGACGCTGGGCGTCCTCGAACGCTATCGCGGCCACAGCATCGGGAGCCACCTGCTCGAACGCGGCCTGGAGTGGGCCGGGTCGCAGGGCTACGAGAAGATATACAACTCCGTCCCCTCGACGAACGAGGAGGGCATCGAGTTCCTCGAGAGCCACGGCTGGGAGACGGAGGCCGTCCGCCCGGACCACTACAAACTGGAGGGCGAGTACATCGACGAAGTGATGCTGGCCAAACAGCTGTAA
- a CDS encoding DUF456 domain-containing protein, giving the protein MMDLLVLAAAFVLLIAGVVGSVTPQLPGAPFSIAGVLVYWWGSGFSEPGTLVLALLVVAGFVTWAVDWLGGVVGAKVGGASTKTAIAAGLVGLILFFATGLGPIGLVLGVAGTVFALEFYRQQDARASAKAAAITTAAMLGSAVVQALLTGSILLAMVAVWAF; this is encoded by the coding sequence ATGATGGATCTGCTCGTCCTCGCCGCCGCGTTCGTCTTGTTGATCGCCGGCGTCGTCGGGAGCGTCACCCCACAGCTACCGGGCGCACCGTTCTCTATCGCCGGCGTGCTCGTCTACTGGTGGGGCAGCGGCTTCTCCGAACCCGGTACCCTCGTCCTCGCGCTGCTCGTCGTCGCGGGGTTCGTGACGTGGGCCGTCGACTGGCTGGGCGGCGTCGTCGGTGCGAAGGTCGGCGGCGCGTCGACGAAGACCGCTATCGCGGCCGGTCTCGTCGGGTTGATCCTGTTCTTCGCGACCGGACTCGGCCCCATCGGGCTGGTGCTGGGCGTCGCCGGCACCGTGTTCGCACTGGAGTTCTACCGCCAGCAGGACGCCCGTGCCAGCGCGAAGGCGGCGGCCATCACGACCGCTGCGATGCTCGGCTCGGCCGTCGTCCAGGCGCTCCTCACCGGGAGCATCCTCCTCGCGATGGTCGCCGTCTGGGCGTTCTGA